In Xenopus laevis strain J_2021 chromosome 2S, Xenopus_laevis_v10.1, whole genome shotgun sequence, a genomic segment contains:
- the LOC108709358 gene encoding protein kinase C delta type-like, protein MKKRKKRSLTPEERELPQDESGKKKEKKAKKQDAEEKTNYSRNRKKRHTESKKTIRVGEKPPEDGRNKRKAVKKDQTKKRKESLSDVTSKPESKKRRQEEKEETTKSKKKIGLEEMKIPQSSRRRKEQDKRKRPRSPEDPLEGGSGSAPKKSHVDGKRPAPLDIQRYKFHQELGEGTFGQVMLASYTPKKQLVAMKTVSKQPSKGNYTCIMKEARLLKIARGCPFLCHSHATFQSELHAFFVLEYAGGGTLHKVIADQGNLSMKNIQFYTAEMVIALQFLHSNGIIHRDLKPENILVDNNGHIKICDFGLAVEGMIGRKKISGLTGTPGYRAPEVLSLEKYDAAVDWWSFGVIMYEMATGRQPFAPSLVSAQELFEIKERKLEYPRHMSQEMLDLLPKLLEMNKSKRLGVNGNIRKHSFYARINWSELENRKIKAPFQPKIPPADKLPVINPGFCTETSKRANVEGFSDVDSNWKWQE, encoded by the exons atgaagaagaggaaaaagaggagtttgactccagaagagagagaactTCCACAGGATGAAAGTgggaagaagaaagagaagaaagccAAGAAGCAAGATGCAGAAGAGAAGACCAACTACAGTCGAAATAGGAAGAAGAGACACACTGAGAGTAAAAAAACAATCCGTGTAGGGGAGAAGCCCCCTGAAGAtggaaggaataaaagaaaagctgttaaaaaagatcaaacaaagaagagaaaagaaagtctctcagATGTGACCAGTAAACCTGAGAGCAAGAAGAGAAgacaagaagagaaagaagaaacaacgaaaagtaaaaagaaaatcgGCTTAGAAGAGATGAAAATTCCTCAGAGCAGCAGAAGAAGGAAGGAGCAGGACAAGAGGAAAAGACCAAGGAGCCCAGAAGATCCATTGGAAG GTGGAAGTGGAAGTGCACCGAAGAAATCCCATGTGGATGGGAAAAGACCAGCCCCCCTGGACATACAGAGGTACAAATTCCACCAAGAGCTAGGAGAAGGCACGTTTGGACAG GTGATGTTGGCATCATATACACCGAAGAAACAACTTGTGGCAATGAAGACGGTGTCCAAACAACCCAGCAAGGGCAACTATACCTGCATCATGAAGGAGGCCCGACTCTTGAAGATCGCCAGAGGATGCCCCTTTCTATGCCATTCTCATGCCACATTCCAGTCCGAG CTGCATGCCTTCTTCGTGCTCGAGTATGCCGGCGGGGGAACACTACACAAAGTTATTGCAGACCAAGGAAATCTGTCAATGAAGAACATCCA attctacACTGCAGAGATGGTGATAGCCCTACAGTTCCTTCACTCCAATGGCATCATTCACCG TGATCTGAAGCCTGAAAACATCTTGGTGGATAACAACGGGCACATCAAGATCTGTGACTTCGGCCTCGCTGTTGAAGGAATGATCGGCAGAAAGAAGATCAGCGGATTGACAGGAACACCTGGATACCGTGCGCCGGAG GTTTTGTCATTGGAGAAGTACGATGCTGCAGTGGACTGGTGGTCCTTCGGGGTCATCATGTACGAAATGGCCACCGGCAGACAGCCATTTGCCCCATCACTGGTTTCTGCACAGGAGTTGTTTGAGATTAAGGAGAGAAAGCTTGAATACCCGCGTCACATGAGCCAGGAAATGCTGGACCTTCTGCCAAAG cTTCTGGAGATGAACAAGAGCAAACGCTTAGGAGTAAATGGCAACATCAGGAAGCACTCATTCTATGCCAGAATCAACTGGAGTGAGctggaaaacagaaaaataaaggcaCCTTTCCAGCCCAAAATT CCACCAGCAGATAAGTTACCAGTCATAAATCCAGGATTCTGCACTGAGACATCTAAGAGAGCTAATGTGGAAGGCTTCTCCGATGTGGATTCCAACTGGAAATGGCAGGAGTAA